A DNA window from Chelativorans sp. AA-79 contains the following coding sequences:
- a CDS encoding LysE family translocator: MDFVPDTIIILQFAVAVFVLAITPGPDMTLFVGRALSQGRAAGFACMFGAMTGIVIHTALVALGLSALLVASPTAFWILKIFGAGYLVWLAWQALRHGSAFNPEARTGKQASLFKNWATGLGINLLNPKIILFFMTFLPQFVSPSDPHAPGKLFFLGVLFIPLSLPIVAPMVIAADKFAGLLRKSPTVTRVVDYLFAGVFSAFALKILTAQAR; this comes from the coding sequence ATGGATTTCGTTCCCGATACCATCATCATCCTGCAGTTCGCGGTGGCGGTTTTCGTGCTGGCGATCACGCCCGGGCCAGACATGACGCTGTTCGTCGGGCGCGCGCTGTCGCAGGGGCGGGCGGCGGGGTTTGCCTGCATGTTCGGCGCCATGACGGGCATTGTGATCCACACGGCGCTTGTTGCGCTGGGCTTGTCGGCGCTGCTCGTGGCATCGCCCACGGCCTTCTGGATCCTGAAGATCTTCGGCGCGGGCTATCTGGTCTGGCTCGCCTGGCAGGCGCTCCGCCACGGCTCCGCTTTCAATCCGGAGGCACGCACGGGCAAGCAGGCTTCGCTCTTCAAGAACTGGGCCACCGGGCTTGGCATCAATCTGCTCAACCCGAAGATCATCCTCTTCTTCATGACCTTCCTGCCGCAGTTCGTCTCGCCGAGCGATCCGCATGCGCCGGGAAAACTGTTCTTCCTCGGCGTGCTCTTCATTCCGCTGTCGCTGCCCATCGTCGCGCCCATGGTGATCGCGGCGGACAAGTTCGCCGGGCTTCTGCGGAAGAGCCCGACAGTGACACGCGTGGTGGACTACCTGTTTGCCGGCGTATTCTCCGCCTTCGCGCTGAAGATCCTGACAGCCCAGGCGCGGTAA
- the rlmN gene encoding 23S rRNA (adenine(2503)-C(2))-methyltransferase RlmN: protein MTLTIDTSTPESRAFLRTDMRAEKKALIGLSREEMAGALASIGVPERQVRMRVRQLWHWLYVRGVSDFSRMFNISKELRAALDEHFTIARPEIVEEQISQDGTRKWLLRFPPRGAGRPVEVETVYIPEEDRGTLCISSQVGCTLTCSFCHTGTQKMVRNLTAGEILDQLLVARDRLGDFPDADTPDGAIVPAEGRKVTNIVMMGMGEPLYNFENVKQALLVASDGEGLSLSRRRITLSTSGVVPEIYRTGEEIGVMLAISLHAVRDELRNELVPINRKYPLKDLLDACRAYPGLSNARRITFEYVMLKGVNDSLEDARELVRLLRGIPAKINLIPFNPWPGSAYECSDWEQIEKFAELVNRAGYASPIRTPRGRDILAACGQLKSASERMKKTERLKLEAMMIAGHGEA, encoded by the coding sequence ATGACCCTGACGATCGATACATCGACCCCTGAAAGCCGTGCGTTCCTGCGCACCGACATGCGGGCGGAAAAGAAGGCGCTCATCGGCCTGTCGCGCGAGGAGATGGCCGGCGCGCTCGCCTCCATCGGCGTGCCCGAGCGGCAGGTGCGCATGCGCGTGCGCCAATTGTGGCACTGGCTTTACGTGCGCGGCGTCTCCGATTTCTCCCGCATGTTCAACATTTCCAAGGAACTGCGGGCCGCCCTCGACGAGCACTTCACCATCGCGCGGCCGGAGATCGTGGAAGAGCAGATCTCGCAGGACGGCACGCGCAAATGGCTTCTGCGCTTTCCGCCGCGTGGCGCCGGCCGTCCCGTCGAGGTCGAGACGGTCTACATCCCCGAGGAGGACCGCGGGACGCTCTGCATCTCCTCGCAGGTCGGCTGCACTCTCACCTGTTCCTTCTGCCATACCGGCACGCAGAAGATGGTGCGCAACCTGACGGCCGGCGAAATCCTCGACCAGCTTCTGGTCGCCCGTGATCGCCTCGGCGACTTCCCGGATGCCGACACGCCCGATGGCGCGATCGTTCCGGCCGAAGGCCGCAAGGTCACCAACATCGTCATGATGGGCATGGGCGAGCCGCTCTACAATTTCGAGAATGTCAAGCAGGCGCTTCTCGTCGCCTCGGATGGGGAAGGCCTGTCGCTGTCCAGGCGCCGCATCACGCTTTCCACCTCTGGTGTCGTCCCTGAAATCTACCGTACCGGCGAAGAGATCGGCGTCATGCTGGCGATCTCGCTGCATGCGGTGCGCGACGAGCTTCGCAACGAGCTTGTGCCCATCAACAGGAAATACCCGCTGAAGGATTTGCTCGACGCCTGCCGCGCCTATCCCGGCCTGTCGAACGCCCGCCGCATCACCTTCGAATATGTGATGCTGAAGGGCGTCAACGATTCCCTCGAGGACGCCCGCGAGCTGGTGCGGCTCTTGCGGGGCATTCCGGCCAAGATCAACCTGATCCCGTTCAATCCGTGGCCGGGCAGCGCCTATGAATGCTCGGACTGGGAGCAGATCGAGAAATTCGCCGAGCTGGTGAACCGCGCCGGCTATGCCTCGCCGATCCGCACCCCGCGCGGCCGCGACATCCTCGCCGCCTGCGGGCAGCTCAAATCGGCGTCGGAGCGCATGAAGAAGACGGAGCGCCTGAAGCTCGAGGCGATGATGATCGCCGGCCACGGCGAGGCCTGA
- the ugpC gene encoding sn-glycerol-3-phosphate ABC transporter ATP-binding protein UgpC, producing the protein MAGVLMKNIKKNYGATEVIHGIDLEIKTGEFVVFVGPSGCGKSTLLRMIAGLETITGGDMYIGEERVNDIPPSQRGIAMVFQSYALYPHMSVYDNMAFGMKIAKAPKAEIEKRVHAAAEILQLTPYLDRLPKALSGGQRQRVAIGRAIVRDPKVFLFDEPLSNLDAALRVATRIEIAKLKESMPDSTMIYVTHDQVEAMTLADRIVVLSAGDIEQVGAPIELYERPANLFVAQFIGSPAMNVQRARIEKAGEQTTISLGQRKADLPIPSPAGMTGQEIHLGVRPEDLTIASNGSGLIDGRVDIVESLGEVTNVYLDVENAPQPMVVKLPGVQKFARGEIVSLEAQPGKMHLFNEKGRSLLYL; encoded by the coding sequence ATGGCCGGCGTTCTGATGAAGAACATCAAGAAGAATTACGGGGCGACCGAGGTCATCCACGGCATCGACCTGGAGATCAAGACGGGCGAGTTCGTCGTCTTTGTGGGGCCGTCGGGCTGCGGCAAGTCCACGCTGCTGCGCATGATCGCGGGACTGGAGACCATCACCGGCGGCGACATGTATATCGGCGAGGAGCGGGTGAACGACATCCCTCCGTCGCAGCGCGGCATCGCCATGGTGTTCCAGTCCTATGCGCTTTATCCGCATATGAGTGTCTACGACAACATGGCTTTCGGCATGAAGATCGCCAAGGCGCCGAAGGCGGAGATCGAGAAGCGCGTGCATGCAGCCGCGGAGATCCTGCAGCTGACCCCCTACCTCGACCGCCTGCCCAAGGCGCTGTCCGGCGGCCAGCGCCAGCGCGTCGCGATCGGCCGCGCCATCGTGCGCGACCCGAAGGTGTTCCTGTTCGACGAGCCGCTTTCCAATCTCGACGCCGCCCTGCGCGTCGCAACGCGGATCGAGATCGCCAAGCTCAAGGAGTCGATGCCGGACTCCACCATGATCTATGTGACGCATGATCAGGTGGAGGCCATGACGCTGGCCGACCGCATCGTCGTGCTTTCGGCCGGCGATATCGAGCAGGTCGGGGCGCCGATCGAGCTTTACGAAAGACCGGCGAATCTCTTCGTCGCCCAGTTCATCGGCTCGCCCGCCATGAACGTGCAGCGCGCCCGGATCGAGAAGGCCGGCGAGCAGACGACCATCTCGCTCGGGCAGCGCAAGGCCGACCTGCCCATCCCCTCGCCCGCCGGAATGACGGGTCAGGAAATCCATCTCGGCGTGCGGCCCGAGGACCTGACGATCGCCTCCAACGGCAGCGGCTTGATCGACGGCCGCGTGGACATCGTGGAATCCCTGGGCGAGGTCACGAACGTCTATCTCGATGTCGAGAACGCGCCGCAGCCGATGGTCGTAAAGCTGCCGGGAGTGCAGAAATTCGCCCGGGGAGAGATCGTCTCGCTGGAAGCGCAGCCCGGCAAGATGCATCTCTTCAACGAGAAGGGCCGCTCTCTGCTTTATCTGTGA
- a CDS encoding carbohydrate ABC transporter permease: MSTAVGTRPALTWAVHLAVLLLVAVWTIPTFGILVSSFRDRDQLVVSGWWTALTSAERNIVARSAPPEEAVEENGQWVLRGNVFAEGSGSISAFGTSIQRPREFEPGATAEMRGGGTMTVEENGDYVISYPEQPEGGRGQRLFVTSLEAPKFTAENYERVLFSEGIGQSFINTLTVTIPATVIPILIAAYAAYALSWMQFPGRALLLATIVGLIVVPLQMALIPLLRLYNDIGVGKSFIGIWLAHTGFGLPLAVYLLRNYIAGLPREIIESARVDGASDFEIFRKIVLPLSFPALASFAIFQFLWVWNDLLIATVFLGNNEEQLVLTGRLRELLGSRGGDWEILTASAFVAIVVPIVVFFALQRYLVRGLLSGSVKGG; the protein is encoded by the coding sequence ATGAGCACGGCAGTCGGCACCCGCCCCGCGCTCACCTGGGCGGTTCACCTCGCGGTCCTCCTGCTCGTGGCGGTCTGGACCATCCCCACGTTCGGCATCCTCGTCTCCTCCTTCCGCGACCGGGACCAACTCGTCGTCAGCGGCTGGTGGACGGCGCTGACTTCCGCCGAGCGCAACATCGTGGCCCGCTCCGCCCCGCCGGAGGAGGCGGTCGAGGAGAACGGGCAATGGGTGCTGCGCGGCAATGTCTTCGCAGAAGGCTCCGGCAGCATAAGCGCCTTCGGCACCTCCATCCAGCGGCCGCGCGAGTTCGAGCCCGGTGCCACCGCGGAGATGCGCGGCGGCGGCACCATGACCGTGGAGGAAAACGGCGACTACGTGATCTCCTATCCGGAACAGCCGGAGGGCGGCCGCGGACAGCGCCTTTTCGTCACGTCGCTCGAGGCGCCGAAATTCACCGCCGAGAACTACGAGCGCGTGCTGTTCTCCGAAGGGATCGGCCAGAGCTTCATCAATACGCTGACGGTGACGATACCCGCAACGGTGATCCCCATCCTGATCGCGGCCTATGCGGCCTATGCGCTCTCCTGGATGCAGTTTCCCGGCCGGGCGCTGCTTCTGGCCACCATCGTCGGCTTGATCGTGGTGCCGCTGCAGATGGCGCTGATTCCGCTCCTGAGGCTCTACAACGACATCGGGGTCGGAAAATCCTTTATCGGCATCTGGCTCGCCCATACGGGCTTCGGCCTGCCGCTCGCGGTGTATCTCCTGCGCAACTACATCGCCGGTCTGCCCCGTGAGATCATCGAGAGCGCGAGAGTGGACGGAGCTTCGGATTTCGAGATCTTCCGCAAGATCGTCCTGCCGCTTTCCTTCCCGGCGCTCGCCTCCTTCGCAATCTTCCAGTTCCTGTGGGTGTGGAACGATCTTCTGATCGCGACCGTGTTCCTGGGCAACAATGAAGAGCAACTCGTGCTGACGGGACGTTTGCGCGAACTGCTCGGTTCGCGCGGCGGCGACTGGGAAATCCTCACCGCCTCGGCCTTCGTCGCCATCGTGGTGCCGATCGTCGTCTTTTTCGCGCTGCAGCGCTACCTCGTCCGCGGGCTGCTTTCGGGCTCCGTGAAGGGAGGGTGA
- a CDS encoding sugar ABC transporter permease: protein MVLGVAACFGYFWSSNRLLDTIYPGTGANVAANLTKANAIRPWLFLGPAIIILGIYLVYPVVNSIVLSFHGPNGEHWVGGYNYNWLIHDAAFRESVRNNILWLIVVPTAATFFGLIAATLTDRIGWGNIAKSLIFMPMAISFVGASVIWKFIYDYRPAGSGQIGLLNAIVTSFGGEPQAWLTIPLWNNFFLMVVLIWIQTGFAMVILSAALRGIPEETIEAAIIDGASPFQIFYKIKVPQIWSTIAVVWTTITILVLKVFDIVIAMTNGQWGTQVLANYMFDWMFRGLDFGRASTIALVIMIMVVPIMIWNVREARKGTR, encoded by the coding sequence GCCTGCTTCGGCTATTTCTGGAGCTCGAACAGGCTTCTGGATACGATCTATCCGGGCACGGGCGCAAATGTCGCGGCCAACCTGACCAAGGCGAACGCCATCCGGCCCTGGCTGTTCCTCGGTCCCGCGATCATCATCCTCGGCATCTATCTCGTCTACCCGGTGGTCAATTCGATCGTTCTGAGCTTCCACGGCCCCAACGGTGAGCACTGGGTGGGCGGCTACAACTACAACTGGCTCATCCATGACGCCGCCTTCCGCGAAAGTGTGCGCAACAACATCCTGTGGCTCATCGTGGTGCCCACCGCCGCCACGTTTTTCGGCCTGATCGCGGCAACGCTTACCGACCGCATCGGCTGGGGCAATATCGCCAAGAGCCTGATCTTCATGCCCATGGCGATCTCCTTCGTCGGCGCCAGCGTGATCTGGAAATTCATCTACGACTACCGTCCGGCCGGCTCCGGGCAGATCGGCCTCCTGAACGCCATCGTCACTTCGTTCGGCGGCGAGCCGCAGGCCTGGCTCACCATTCCGCTCTGGAACAACTTCTTCCTCATGGTGGTGCTGATCTGGATCCAGACGGGCTTCGCCATGGTCATCCTCTCGGCGGCCCTTCGCGGCATTCCGGAAGAGACCATCGAGGCGGCGATCATCGACGGCGCCTCGCCTTTCCAGATCTTCTACAAGATCAAGGTTCCTCAGATCTGGAGCACCATCGCCGTGGTGTGGACGACGATCACCATCCTGGTCCTCAAGGTCTTCGACATCGTGATCGCCATGACGAACGGCCAGTGGGGCACCCAGGTGCTCGCCAACTACATGTTCGACTGGATGTTCCGCGGGCTCGACTTCGGCCGCGCCTCCACCATTGCGCTCGTCATCATGATCATGGTCGTACCGATCATGATCTGGAACGTCCGCGAGGCAAGAAAGGGAACGCGATGA